A region of Planktomarina temperata RCA23 DNA encodes the following proteins:
- the smc gene encoding chromosome segregation protein SMC → MRFSKLRLNGFKSFVDPTDLIIADGLTGVVGPNGCGKSNLLEALRWVMGENRPTAMRGGGMEDVIFAGTATRPARNFAEVSLQIDNSKRLAPASFNESDLLDVVRRITRDIGSAYKANSKDVRARDVQMLFADASTGAHSPALVRQGQISELINAKPKARRRILEEAAGISGLYARRHEAELKLRGAETNLSRVDDVIEQLANQLSQLARQAKQAARYRELGASLRLAEGLLLYRRWQEAEEARAAAEEALRAGTLTAAQAETAVQKSVKAREICEAALPPLREEEAIANAVLQRLNVQKDTLSDQAKRAEQTIHTLEQRIAQLAADMAREQNLNADAGDTIARLREELAELEEAGAGQSEKVQKAAAEASQAAAVLHDRESQLAEITEDVARLAASHQSADRFVEDAQKRLSKAEAEEINAKSAVAEASTQASDAAAAYAQAHLDEAAAVEAVAQAETALAEAEARRAECLTQENSARTARSEANGVVNALQAEVSALAKLVERNRGQGDQLLDQVHVESGYEKALGAALADDLKAPAVTADGRSGWAQLQDYDTAPRLPEGVESFGQYVTVPGVLNRRIAQVGLVTAEEGARLHGSLLPGQRLVSRDGDLWRWDGFRAQAKDAPSAAALALEQRNRLQALQSQLKEAQAVASQAETAHQALVGQLQTLTKTDQETREARQAADRMMADAGRALSRAEAERNLAGGRVEALALAVTRYGEEASEARVQLRDAQTHREGLEDLGAARARVEDIRLTVEASRVTMMSRRAAHDELRSDGEARVKRIAAVNKDISSWQERLGNAKTRAVELEQRHSKAEADLATALAEPDNIRSQRAELISALEEAETRRKLAADTLARAEMDMRQASEAERDAGRVATESREKRAGAEARSEAALEAVGLAAERIREELQTEPQNLLEQLEVDPLKMPPSEQVEAEVARLRRQREALGAVNLRAEEDSQEVREEFDMLTKEKTDLEEAIKTLRGGIASLNKEGRERLLAAFDEVNRNFGTLFSHLFGGGEANLVLVESDDPLDAGLEILCQPPGKKLSTLSLLSGGEQTLTAMALIFAVFLANPAPICVLDEVDAPLDDANVTRFCDLLDEMTRRTDTRFLIITHHAVTMARMDRLFGVTMAEQGVSQLVSVDLKKAEQLVA, encoded by the coding sequence GTGCGGTTTTCGAAATTACGATTGAACGGGTTCAAAAGCTTTGTGGACCCCACAGATTTAATTATTGCAGATGGCTTGACCGGAGTGGTCGGCCCCAATGGCTGCGGCAAATCGAATTTGCTAGAGGCGCTGCGCTGGGTCATGGGCGAGAACCGCCCGACGGCCATGCGGGGTGGCGGGATGGAGGATGTCATCTTCGCAGGAACCGCCACACGTCCGGCCCGTAATTTTGCAGAAGTCAGTTTGCAAATCGACAACAGCAAACGGCTGGCTCCGGCGAGCTTTAATGAAAGTGATCTTTTGGATGTGGTCCGCCGCATCACTCGCGATATTGGCTCTGCCTATAAGGCCAATAGCAAAGACGTGCGGGCGCGGGATGTTCAGATGCTTTTTGCCGATGCCAGCACGGGTGCGCATTCTCCTGCTCTTGTTCGGCAGGGGCAGATCAGTGAATTGATCAATGCCAAACCCAAGGCCCGGCGTCGGATTTTGGAAGAGGCGGCCGGAATTTCGGGTCTCTATGCGCGGCGGCATGAGGCGGAGCTGAAATTACGCGGCGCTGAAACGAACCTGTCACGCGTGGATGACGTGATCGAACAATTGGCCAATCAATTATCCCAATTGGCGCGGCAGGCGAAACAAGCCGCCCGCTATCGAGAGTTGGGGGCCAGTCTGCGTTTGGCTGAAGGGCTCTTACTGTATCGCCGTTGGCAAGAGGCAGAAGAGGCCCGCGCGGCCGCAGAAGAGGCTCTGCGCGCCGGTACGCTCACAGCGGCACAGGCTGAAACCGCAGTTCAGAAATCTGTGAAGGCCCGCGAGATTTGCGAGGCGGCCTTGCCGCCCCTGCGCGAGGAGGAGGCCATCGCCAATGCCGTGTTGCAGCGGCTGAATGTGCAAAAAGACACGCTCAGCGATCAAGCGAAGCGGGCTGAGCAAACCATTCACACTTTGGAGCAACGCATCGCCCAGCTGGCGGCTGATATGGCGCGGGAGCAAAACCTGAATGCCGATGCCGGCGATACAATCGCGCGGCTGCGCGAAGAACTGGCAGAGCTTGAAGAGGCCGGGGCCGGGCAGAGCGAAAAAGTGCAAAAAGCGGCCGCGGAGGCCTCACAGGCGGCGGCTGTTTTGCACGATCGTGAATCGCAATTGGCGGAGATTACCGAAGATGTAGCCCGTCTCGCCGCCAGCCATCAATCGGCGGATCGCTTCGTTGAGGATGCCCAAAAACGCCTGTCCAAGGCTGAGGCCGAAGAGATCAATGCCAAGTCGGCGGTGGCTGAGGCCAGCACACAGGCCAGTGACGCCGCAGCGGCCTACGCGCAAGCCCATCTTGATGAGGCGGCCGCTGTTGAGGCCGTCGCCCAGGCCGAAACGGCTTTGGCTGAGGCGGAGGCGCGACGGGCGGAGTGCCTGACCCAAGAAAACAGTGCACGGACTGCCAGGTCCGAGGCAAATGGGGTCGTCAATGCGTTGCAGGCAGAAGTCTCCGCACTGGCGAAATTGGTGGAACGCAACCGCGGTCAAGGCGACCAATTGCTTGACCAAGTGCATGTTGAAAGCGGATATGAAAAGGCTTTGGGCGCTGCCTTGGCCGATGATCTCAAAGCCCCGGCCGTGACCGCGGACGGGCGCTCAGGCTGGGCTCAGCTGCAGGACTATGACACCGCGCCCCGCCTGCCGGAGGGCGTTGAAAGTTTTGGGCAATACGTCACTGTTCCCGGCGTGTTGAACCGCAGGATTGCACAAGTTGGTCTTGTGACAGCCGAGGAAGGTGCGCGGCTGCATGGGTCTCTTTTACCAGGGCAAAGACTGGTCAGCCGAGATGGCGATCTTTGGCGTTGGGATGGGTTTCGCGCCCAAGCCAAGGACGCCCCCTCTGCGGCGGCCTTGGCGCTCGAGCAACGCAATCGCCTTCAGGCTTTGCAATCACAGTTAAAAGAGGCGCAGGCGGTGGCAAGCCAAGCGGAAACTGCGCATCAAGCGCTGGTTGGTCAATTGCAAACCCTGACAAAAACCGATCAAGAGACCCGCGAGGCGCGCCAGGCCGCAGATCGGATGATGGCCGATGCGGGGCGTGCTTTGTCTCGGGCTGAGGCGGAGCGCAATCTTGCCGGCGGGCGCGTTGAGGCCCTGGCGCTCGCTGTCACACGCTATGGGGAAGAGGCGAGTGAAGCGCGCGTGCAGCTGCGTGACGCACAAACCCACCGCGAAGGCTTGGAAGATCTTGGCGCTGCGCGGGCACGGGTGGAGGACATTCGGCTGACCGTTGAAGCCAGCAGGGTCACTATGATGAGCCGCCGTGCGGCACATGATGAGCTGCGCAGTGATGGCGAAGCACGGGTCAAGCGGATTGCGGCAGTGAACAAAGATATTAGCAGCTGGCAAGAGCGTTTGGGAAATGCCAAAACGCGCGCCGTCGAGCTGGAACAGCGCCACAGCAAGGCTGAAGCAGACTTGGCAACAGCACTTGCAGAGCCCGATAACATAAGAAGCCAGCGGGCAGAGCTCATCTCCGCGTTAGAGGAAGCGGAAACGCGCCGGAAATTGGCCGCTGATACCTTGGCGCGGGCCGAGATGGACATGCGCCAAGCGTCTGAGGCCGAGCGTGATGCTGGGCGCGTGGCCACGGAAAGCCGCGAAAAAAGGGCTGGCGCTGAGGCGCGCTCTGAAGCTGCTTTGGAGGCGGTGGGTTTGGCGGCGGAGCGCATCCGTGAGGAGCTGCAAACAGAGCCGCAAAACCTGCTGGAACAATTGGAGGTCGACCCGCTGAAAATGCCGCCCTCTGAACAGGTGGAGGCAGAGGTGGCGCGTTTGCGCCGGCAACGAGAGGCGCTGGGCGCGGTCAACCTGCGGGCGGAAGAGGATTCTCAAGAGGTGCGCGAGGAATTTGATATGCTCACCAAAGAGAAAACAGATTTGGAAGAGGCAATCAAAACGCTGCGGGGTGGGATTGCCAGTCTCAACAAAGAGGGCCGGGAACGCTTATTGGCCGCTTTTGATGAGGTGAATCGCAACTTCGGCACTCTGTTTTCGCATTTATTTGGCGGCGGCGAGGCGAATTTGGTTTTGGTGGAGAGCGATGATCCGTTGGATGCTGGGCTGGAAATTTTGTGTCAACCACCGGGTAAGAAGCTCTCGACCCTCTCGCTGTTGTCGGGCGGTGAGCAGACTTTGACGGCGATGGCGCTTATTTTTGCAGTCTTCTTGGCCAATCCCGCGCCGATTTGTGTGCTTGATGAGGTGGATGCGCCATTAGATGATGCAAATGTCACAAGGTTCTGCGACCTGCTCGATGAGATGACCCGCAGGACGGACACGCGGTTTTTGATCATCACCCACCATGCGGTGACCATGGCGCGTATGGACCGTTTGTTTGGTGTGACGATGGCGGAGCAAGGGGTCAGCCAGTTGGTTTCGGTTGACCTGAAGAAAGCCGAGCAACTGGTGGCCTAG
- a CDS encoding SDR family oxidoreductase, with protein sequence MFDLELSGKVALVTGGSDGLGRAAAHRLAAEGALVVICGRRAAHAQQAAQDMTAAVQASGNNGGRVVGLRADVTNAEDCDALIAEIEHRHGGIDILINNAGASAAMGLALVEDDLWLSDFNLKVMAAVRLSRLAIPIMKARGGGAIVNASIGGGKAPNAGALPTSVMRAAGLNLTKSLAQEFAASNIRVNAICIGYLKSMQWIRRAENGDPSSIYENFSQKIPMGRMGEAEEYADLVAFLSSQRASYITGTAVNLDGGLCPVV encoded by the coding sequence GTGTTCGATTTGGAATTAAGCGGGAAAGTGGCCCTCGTAACCGGCGGCAGTGATGGCTTGGGCCGCGCTGCGGCGCACCGGCTGGCGGCGGAAGGGGCTTTGGTTGTCATTTGCGGCCGGCGGGCCGCACATGCGCAACAGGCCGCACAGGATATGACAGCCGCGGTGCAAGCCTCGGGCAACAACGGTGGCCGGGTTGTGGGCCTTCGTGCCGATGTCACAAATGCAGAGGATTGTGACGCGTTGATCGCCGAAATTGAGCACCGTCACGGCGGCATTGATATTTTAATCAACAACGCCGGCGCATCCGCCGCTATGGGTTTGGCTTTGGTGGAGGATGACCTGTGGCTGTCAGATTTCAATCTCAAGGTCATGGCGGCCGTGCGCTTATCGCGGCTTGCTATTCCGATAATGAAAGCGCGCGGTGGCGGGGCCATTGTCAATGCCAGCATAGGCGGCGGCAAAGCGCCAAATGCAGGCGCGCTGCCCACAAGCGTCATGCGCGCGGCTGGGTTGAATTTAACGAAATCTTTGGCGCAGGAATTTGCTGCCAGCAATATCCGCGTCAATGCCATTTGCATTGGCTACTTGAAATCAATGCAATGGATCCGCCGAGCTGAAAATGGCGATCCCAGTTCAATTTACGAAAATTTCTCCCAAAAAATACCAATGGGCCGGATGGGTGAGGCTGAAGAATATGCCGACCTCGTGGCCTTTTTGAGTTCGCAAAGGGCCTCTTACATCACCGGCACGGCCGTTAATCTTGATGGCGGGCTCTGCCCGGTCGTATAG
- a CDS encoding sulfite exporter TauE/SafE family protein yields MDYSFGFWFFATLAAIAVGLGKGGLPVVAALAVPSLSLYMSPIAAAGLLLPVYIVSDAFALIAYRRDFNRQVLKIAAIGMTLGVAIGSVTAHLIIEWLITVLIGLMGGLFALRMLTQRGDPAKKPIHTGRGLFWTTIAGFTSFISHNGGPPWQIFTLPLKLQKSVFVGTSVIAFSYCNAIKLIPYIWLGQVNMQSSFVSLFLMLPAALAVYLGVFWVKKIPEALFFKFVTWALMIISIKLIWDGLMDSPLARGALF; encoded by the coding sequence ATGGACTACAGCTTTGGTTTTTGGTTTTTCGCAACCCTGGCAGCCATTGCTGTTGGGCTTGGCAAGGGAGGGCTTCCAGTGGTCGCAGCCTTGGCCGTGCCGAGCCTGTCGCTTTACATGTCTCCCATTGCCGCCGCAGGCTTGCTTTTGCCGGTGTATATTGTCTCCGATGCCTTTGCGCTTATCGCCTATCGCCGAGACTTTAACCGCCAGGTGTTAAAGATTGCGGCAATAGGAATGACTCTGGGGGTGGCGATTGGCAGTGTTACGGCACATTTGATCATAGAATGGCTGATTACAGTGTTGATTGGCCTGATGGGCGGGCTTTTTGCCCTGCGGATGCTCACCCAACGAGGCGATCCCGCAAAGAAGCCAATCCATACAGGCCGCGGGTTATTCTGGACAACCATCGCCGGCTTCACCAGCTTCATCAGTCACAACGGCGGCCCACCTTGGCAAATTTTCACCCTGCCATTGAAGTTGCAAAAGTCAGTTTTCGTTGGCACTTCGGTCATTGCTTTTTCCTATTGTAATGCCATCAAGCTGATCCCCTATATTTGGCTTGGGCAAGTCAATATGCAAAGCTCCTTTGTCTCGCTCTTTTTGATGCTGCCTGCCGCGCTTGCCGTCTATCTTGGGGTTTTCTGGGTTAAAAAAATTCCCGAAGCGCTGTTTTTCAAATTCGTCACCTGGGCCTTGATGATCATATCGATCAAACTGATCTGGGACGGCCTCATGGACAGCCCTCTGGCACGGGGGGCCCTCTTTTAA
- the rplB gene encoding 50S ribosomal protein L2: MALKSYKPTTPGQRGLVLIDRSELWKGRPVKTLTEGLTKSGGRNNTGRITSRRRGGGAKRLYRIVDFKRNKFDVSATVERIEYDPNRTAFIALIKYDDGEQAYILAPQRMAVGDKVIAAAKADIKPGNAMPFSGMPIGTIIHNIELKAGKGGQIARAAGTYAQFVGRDGGYAQIRLSSGELRLVRQECMATVGAVSNPDNSNQNFGKAGRMRHKGVRPSVRGVVMNPIDHPHGGGEGRTSGGRHPVSPWGKPTKGARTRNKNKASQKLIIRSRHAKKKGR; the protein is encoded by the coding sequence ATGGCACTCAAGTCGTATAAACCGACGACGCCGGGCCAGCGTGGGCTGGTACTGATCGACCGTTCGGAGCTTTGGAAAGGACGTCCTGTCAAGACTCTCACAGAGGGTTTGACAAAATCGGGCGGCCGGAACAATACCGGGCGGATCACATCACGTCGTCGTGGCGGTGGGGCAAAACGCCTTTACCGTATTGTGGACTTCAAACGGAACAAGTTTGACGTTTCAGCAACTGTGGAACGGATCGAATATGACCCGAACCGGACAGCATTTATCGCTCTCATCAAATATGATGATGGCGAGCAGGCCTATATCCTAGCCCCGCAGCGTATGGCTGTTGGTGACAAGGTGATCGCCGCTGCAAAAGCCGATATCAAACCCGGCAACGCAATGCCATTCTCAGGCATGCCAATTGGCACAATCATCCACAACATCGAATTGAAAGCTGGCAAAGGCGGGCAGATCGCACGCGCCGCTGGCACATATGCTCAATTTGTTGGCCGTGATGGTGGCTACGCTCAGATCCGCCTCTCTTCAGGTGAGCTGCGTTTGGTTCGTCAAGAATGCATGGCCACTGTTGGTGCTGTGTCTAACCCAGACAACTCTAACCAAAACTTCGGTAAAGCGGGCCGGATGCGTCACAAAGGTGTGCGCCCCTCCGTTCGTGGTGTGGTTATGAACCCGATCGATCACCCGCACGGCGGTGGTGAAGGTCGGACATCTGGCGGTCGTCACCCGGTTTCCCCGTGGGGCAAGCCGACCAAAGGTGCACGCACGCGCAATAAAAACAAAGCGTCACAAAAGCTCATTATCCGCTCGCGTCACGCCAAGAAGAAGGGGCGTTAA
- the rpsS gene encoding 30S ribosomal protein S19 → MSRSVWKGPFVDAYVLKKAEAASESDRNNVIKIWSRRSTILPQFVGLTFGVYNGRKHIPVNVTEEMIGQKFGEFSPTRTYYGHTADKKAKRK, encoded by the coding sequence ATGTCTCGTTCCGTATGGAAAGGTCCCTTTGTGGATGCTTACGTGCTTAAGAAAGCCGAAGCTGCCAGCGAAAGTGATCGCAACAACGTTATCAAGATTTGGTCGCGTCGTTCAACAATTCTGCCCCAATTCGTGGGCTTGACCTTTGGTGTCTACAATGGCCGGAAGCATATTCCTGTCAATGTGACTGAAGAAATGATTGGCCAAAAGTTTGGTGAGTTTTCGCCAACCCGTACCTACTACGGACACACGGCTGATAAAAAAGCGAAGCGGAAATAA
- the rplV gene encoding 50S ribosomal protein L22 produces MSKDKNPRRVADNEAMAKTRMLRTSPQKLNLVAAMIRGKKVNNALTDLTFSKKRIADDVKKCLQSAIANAENNHNLDVDELVVAEAYVGKNLTMKRGRPRARGRFGKIVKPFSELTILVRQVEEQA; encoded by the coding sequence ATGAGCAAGGATAAAAATCCCCGCCGCGTGGCTGACAATGAAGCAATGGCGAAAACGCGCATGCTTCGGACATCCCCGCAAAAGCTGAACTTGGTTGCTGCGATGATCCGCGGTAAAAAAGTCAACAATGCTTTGACAGATCTGACCTTCTCCAAGAAGCGTATTGCTGATGACGTGAAGAAATGTCTGCAGTCTGCAATTGCAAATGCTGAAAACAACCACAATTTGGATGTTGACGAGCTGGTTGTGGCAGAAGCCTATGTCGGCAAGAACTTGACCATGAAACGCGGTCGTCCTCGGGCGCGCGGTCGTTTTGGCAAGATCGTTAAGCCATTTTCCGAACTGACTATTTTGGTTCGCCAGGTTGAGGAGCAAGCGTAA
- the rpsC gene encoding 30S ribosomal protein S3 yields the protein MGHKVNPIGMRLQINRTWDSRWYADTKDYGNLLLEDLKIREFIGEECKQAGISRVIIERPHKKCRVTIHTARPGVIIGKKGADIEGLRSKVAAMTDSELHLNIVEVRKPELDAALVAESIAQQLERRVSFRRAMKRAVQSAMRMGALGIRVNVAGRLGGAEIARTEWYREGRVPLHTLRADIDYAHAEGLTAYGIIGIKVWIFKGEIMEHDPAARDRKSQELQDGPAPRGAGGNRRNDR from the coding sequence ATGGGACATAAAGTCAATCCAATCGGTATGCGTCTTCAGATCAACCGTACTTGGGATAGCCGTTGGTATGCAGATACCAAAGACTATGGCAACCTGCTGTTGGAAGACCTGAAAATTCGGGAATTCATTGGTGAAGAATGTAAGCAAGCTGGTATCAGCCGTGTGATCATTGAGCGTCCGCACAAAAAGTGTCGCGTCACAATCCACACAGCCCGTCCAGGTGTGATCATCGGCAAAAAAGGTGCGGACATCGAAGGTCTGCGCTCCAAAGTTGCCGCGATGACAGACAGCGAATTGCACCTCAACATTGTTGAAGTTCGCAAGCCTGAGCTTGACGCAGCCTTGGTTGCCGAGAGCATTGCGCAGCAATTGGAACGCCGGGTGTCTTTCCGCCGTGCCATGAAACGTGCGGTGCAAAGCGCCATGCGTATGGGCGCCTTGGGCATTCGTGTGAACGTTGCCGGTCGTTTGGGCGGCGCTGAAATCGCGCGTACTGAATGGTACCGTGAAGGTCGCGTTCCGCTGCACACACTGCGTGCTGACATTGATTACGCACATGCTGAGGGTCTTACCGCCTATGGTATCATCGGGATCAAAGTTTGGATCTTCAAAGGTGAGATCATGGAACATGATCCAGCCGCGCGTGATCGTAAATCGCAAGAATTGCAAGATGGCCCAGCACCCCGCGGTGCAGGTGGCAATCGCCGCAACGACCGCTAA
- the rplP gene encoding 50S ribosomal protein L16, whose amino-acid sequence MLQPKRTKFRKMHKGRIHGEAKGGSTLNFGSFGLKATQPERITARQIEAARRAMTRHMKRQGRVWIRIFPDLPVTSKPTEVRMGKGKGSVDFWSAKVKPGRVMFEIDGVSDVVAREALRLAAMKLPIKTRVVQREDW is encoded by the coding sequence ATGCTTCAACCAAAGCGCACTAAGTTCCGCAAGATGCACAAAGGCCGGATCCACGGCGAAGCCAAGGGTGGCAGCACCCTGAACTTCGGCTCGTTCGGCCTAAAAGCGACGCAACCTGAGCGCATTACTGCGCGTCAGATCGAAGCGGCGCGTCGTGCCATGACACGTCATATGAAACGTCAAGGCCGTGTGTGGATCCGGATTTTCCCAGATCTGCCCGTAACCTCAAAGCCAACCGAAGTTCGGATGGGTAAAGGTAAAGGCTCCGTTGATTTTTGGTCCGCCAAAGTCAAGCCTGGCCGGGTTATGTTTGAAATCGATGGCGTCTCAGATGTCGTCGCGCGTGAGGCTCTGCGCCTTGCTGCGATGAAATTGCCAATCAAAACCCGCGTTGTGCAGCGCGAGGACTGGTAA
- a CDS encoding ankyrin repeat domain-containing protein, which produces MDRAEFAKAASRNREYEKKLQQKKIDKEWEESRVKREAQALDRAERAFGQKTSVLLGRIEDARNKPLEFLSTMVVIPLFMTWWLFILVPGFFLMMLGDPFKIASTLIGVGERFDKLEPKETEEVKKWRRELEKIYKLRDQFSQKDKEAFYDRASNSQRTLNTKSINSNTNFNSLDVTKENADISDSYNEANTDPFLKNYQANEKERLERLAKIKAYDPSLIVSRSDTISGKSHEFRPTQKVISLKRETPSIKHFLQIFREYKNEKRQTNPPLAKPAKRPVSDKEAYNKKSKSDIFLENYQKQEKIRLEKFAKSKANGTYIKQIDISPDSLIDSKQNVKKSNWKNFESQIKSLNEPRDKDGQTALHHAAISGDSVTILNLIDAGAHKTPKDKHGKTPWDYAKKIKSCWEVPHITF; this is translated from the coding sequence GTGGACAGGGCGGAATTCGCCAAGGCTGCTAGTCGCAATCGAGAATATGAAAAAAAACTCCAACAGAAAAAAATTGATAAAGAATGGGAAGAATCTCGCGTAAAACGTGAAGCACAAGCTTTAGACAGAGCAGAACGAGCCTTTGGACAAAAAACTAGCGTGTTACTGGGAAGAATTGAAGATGCAAGAAACAAACCCCTAGAGTTTTTGAGCACTATGGTAGTGATACCACTTTTTATGACTTGGTGGCTTTTTATTCTGGTGCCGGGGTTTTTTCTCATGATGCTGGGCGATCCTTTCAAAATTGCAAGCACGCTTATCGGAGTTGGTGAAAGGTTTGATAAGTTAGAGCCAAAAGAAACTGAAGAAGTTAAAAAATGGAGACGGGAATTAGAGAAAATCTATAAATTAAGGGATCAGTTCAGTCAAAAAGACAAAGAGGCATTTTATGATAGAGCTTCAAATAGTCAGCGGACGCTCAACACTAAATCTATAAATTCAAATACGAATTTTAATTCTTTGGATGTTACTAAAGAAAATGCTGATATCAGTGACTCATATAATGAGGCTAATACTGATCCTTTCCTGAAAAATTATCAGGCCAACGAAAAAGAAAGGCTGGAACGGCTAGCTAAAATAAAAGCTTATGATCCAAGTCTGATTGTCTCACGCAGTGATACCATCAGTGGGAAGTCACATGAGTTTAGACCCACTCAGAAAGTCATTTCCCTTAAGCGTGAGACGCCGTCAATAAAGCATTTTTTACAAATATTTAGAGAATATAAAAATGAAAAGCGTCAAACAAACCCACCTTTAGCAAAGCCCGCGAAACGCCCGGTTTCAGACAAAGAAGCGTATAACAAAAAATCTAAATCCGATATATTTCTGGAAAATTATCAAAAACAAGAAAAAATCAGATTAGAAAAATTTGCGAAGTCCAAGGCAAATGGAACATATATTAAACAAATTGATATCTCTCCTGACAGTTTGATCGATTCAAAACAGAATGTTAAAAAATCGAACTGGAAAAATTTTGAATCCCAAATTAAATCGCTAAATGAACCAAGAGACAAGGATGGGCAGACAGCCTTGCATCATGCTGCTATCAGCGGTGATTCAGTTACAATACTTAATCTGATCGATGCTGGAGCTCACAAGACGCCCAAGGACAAACACGGTAAAACTCCATGGGATTATGCAAAAAAAATAAAAAGCTGCTGGGAAGTACCGCATATTACGTTTTGA
- a CDS encoding DUF3237 domain-containing protein → MVNSFQEKVHRMLPEPKLEFFCDLQVELDPIRELGAGRAGQRRIIPIIGGRASGPHFSGKVLNLGADWQTIFADGLAELDTRYAIETDDGATIEVVNYGFRHGPPEVIAAIGRGEKVAPDQYYMRTHARLETGDAQYAWMNNLLFVGVGAREASTVVLKLYAIK, encoded by the coding sequence TTGGTAAACAGTTTTCAAGAGAAAGTTCATAGGATGTTGCCAGAGCCGAAGTTAGAGTTTTTCTGTGATCTGCAAGTTGAACTTGATCCTATTCGTGAGCTGGGAGCGGGTCGTGCTGGGCAGCGGCGCATAATTCCGATCATTGGTGGCCGAGCTTCTGGCCCTCATTTCAGTGGTAAGGTTCTGAACTTGGGCGCTGATTGGCAAACGATTTTTGCCGATGGCCTCGCCGAGCTTGACACGCGCTATGCGATTGAAACGGACGATGGTGCTACGATTGAAGTGGTCAATTACGGGTTTCGCCACGGACCGCCAGAGGTGATTGCAGCGATTGGGCGGGGAGAGAAAGTTGCACCGGACCAATACTACATGCGCACCCATGCCCGTTTGGAGACCGGGGATGCACAATATGCCTGGATGAACAATTTGTTGTTTGTCGGCGTTGGCGCGCGAGAAGCGTCAACCGTCGTGCTGAAGCTTTACGCCATCAAATAG
- a CDS encoding MarR family winged helix-turn-helix transcriptional regulator: MTKIPEHHPSPDLEGLIGYNLKRAYVTVSDDFRRALKHDNLSPRLFSALALVKAHPGLSQSALARQLGIERSGIVAMIDELEGRGYVIRKPVPQDRRRQALQLTPAGEEAYKIALGKVQAHEARLLGGLDAGQRDALISILQKIRYQKT; this comes from the coding sequence ATGACGAAGATACCAGAACACCATCCGAGCCCGGATCTTGAAGGTCTAATCGGTTACAATCTCAAACGAGCCTATGTCACGGTGAGCGATGATTTTCGCCGCGCCCTTAAACACGACAATCTCTCCCCGCGCCTGTTCTCGGCTTTGGCCTTGGTAAAAGCACATCCCGGCCTGTCCCAAAGCGCTTTAGCGCGTCAATTGGGTATTGAAAGATCCGGCATCGTCGCCATGATTGATGAATTGGAAGGTCGAGGCTATGTCATCCGTAAACCTGTGCCGCAAGACCGGCGCAGACAGGCGCTTCAACTGACGCCGGCTGGCGAAGAGGCATATAAGATTGCCCTTGGCAAAGTCCAAGCCCATGAGGCCCGCCTGTTGGGCGGCCTTGATGCGGGTCAACGAGACGCATTGATATCGATTTTGCAAAAAATCCGATATCAAAAGACATAA